The proteins below come from a single candidate division WOR-3 bacterium genomic window:
- the tmk gene encoding dTMP kinase, protein MRGVLITFEGVEGSGKSTQAELLVKALRKRGLPCEFSREPGGTEIGERIRNILLDPANRAMDARTELFLYLASRNQHVREKILPWLTAGRIVVLDRYAESSVAYQGAGRELGEKVVSRLNKLATAGTRPDLTIVVDVPVSVGRKRKAATELDRLEQEQVEFHERVRNSYLRMARRAPKRVKVLDGTQAPEQLAASVFLLVEGFLERKGLLQR, encoded by the coding sequence ATGCGTGGGGTCCTGATAACATTCGAAGGCGTCGAGGGCTCAGGCAAGTCAACCCAGGCAGAGTTACTGGTCAAGGCACTGCGGAAGCGCGGGTTGCCGTGTGAGTTTTCACGTGAGCCTGGCGGAACTGAAATTGGCGAGCGCATCCGCAACATACTCCTTGACCCGGCGAATCGTGCGATGGATGCTAGAACCGAGCTGTTTCTTTACCTCGCAAGCCGTAATCAGCACGTGCGGGAGAAAATACTTCCCTGGCTTACGGCTGGCAGGATAGTAGTACTTGACCGGTATGCCGAATCATCGGTTGCGTACCAGGGTGCGGGACGGGAGCTGGGCGAGAAGGTCGTTTCAAGGCTAAACAAGCTGGCAACTGCAGGAACACGACCAGACCTGACCATCGTTGTGGACGTGCCGGTTTCGGTCGGACGCAAACGCAAGGCAGCAACCGAACTTGACAGGCTGGAACAGGAACAGGTAGAATTTCATGAGCGGGTCAGGAACAGCTATCTCAGGATGGCGCGCCGGGCACCTAAACGGGTGAAGGTGCTGGACGGCACCCAAGCCCCGGAGCAACTGGCTGCTTCGGTTTTCTTGTTGGTTGAAGGCTTTTTGGAAAGAAAGGGTTTGTTGCAACGATGA
- a CDS encoding S41 family peptidase, whose translation MNFGGIGIHIGIVGDVLTVIAPIEGTPAERVGIRGGDRIVEIEGKSTKGFTTEDAIKVLRGEPGTKVRIKIGRPGVSEPIPVEITREVINIKAVPYAGMIRKDIGYVRLADFSRVASRELARALDSLFEKGAKKIIFDLRSNGGGLLREGCEVADLFLSAGKVIVETKGRIPQSRRSYLAQTDDPHPDFPLIVLVDRGSASASEIVAGAIQDWERGVVLGDTTFGKGSVQNVEPLSADMAVRITTAYWYTPAGRCINRKRDENDEVVEDTNAAPALFHTLGRLQRTVYGGGAVAPDVYVPYEKLSEFEMKVNRDAYFDFAVDYVQKHPGVGMSFAATPAVLDEFADYLRNVKKMEFTAAEFDSARDWFAASIEREVASKVAGMRGDYEMRLRRDPQVKRAVELLESAGSNETMLSGLK comes from the coding sequence ATGAACTTCGGCGGTATTGGCATCCACATCGGCATCGTGGGTGACGTTCTGACAGTGATTGCACCGATTGAAGGAACGCCAGCGGAGCGGGTTGGAATTCGTGGCGGCGACCGGATTGTCGAAATCGAAGGTAAGTCAACCAAGGGATTCACGACCGAAGACGCAATCAAGGTATTGCGCGGCGAACCAGGAACCAAGGTTAGGATCAAGATCGGGCGGCCTGGGGTAAGTGAGCCGATTCCTGTTGAGATTACCCGCGAGGTCATAAATATCAAGGCGGTTCCCTATGCCGGTATGATCAGGAAAGATATTGGATACGTACGGCTGGCGGACTTTTCCAGAGTTGCAAGCCGGGAACTTGCGCGTGCGCTCGACTCGCTGTTTGAGAAGGGCGCGAAGAAAATAATCTTTGACCTGCGGTCAAACGGCGGCGGGTTGCTCCGGGAAGGATGCGAGGTTGCGGATCTGTTCCTTTCGGCTGGCAAGGTAATCGTCGAAACTAAAGGCAGGATTCCTCAGAGCCGGCGAAGCTACTTGGCTCAGACCGATGACCCGCATCCGGATTTCCCCTTGATCGTCCTCGTGGACCGGGGTAGTGCTTCGGCCTCAGAGATAGTGGCCGGCGCAATTCAGGACTGGGAGCGGGGTGTAGTCCTTGGCGATACTACGTTCGGCAAAGGTTCGGTGCAGAACGTTGAACCACTTTCTGCGGATATGGCGGTGAGGATCACGACCGCATACTGGTACACGCCGGCCGGCCGCTGTATCAACCGTAAACGCGATGAGAACGACGAAGTCGTTGAGGATACGAATGCGGCGCCGGCGCTGTTTCACACCTTGGGTCGGCTGCAGCGCACGGTCTATGGCGGCGGGGCCGTTGCGCCGGACGTGTACGTGCCGTACGAGAAACTGAGCGAGTTCGAAATGAAGGTGAACCGTGACGCGTACTTCGACTTCGCGGTAGACTACGTGCAGAAGCATCCCGGTGTGGGTATGAGTTTTGCTGCTACGCCCGCGGTTCTGGATGAGTTCGCCGATTATCTGCGCAACGTCAAGAAGATGGAGTTCACCGCTGCCGAGTTCGACTCGGCACGCGACTGGTTTGCGGCCAGCATTGAGCGGGAAGTGGCTTCCAAGGTCGCCGGCATGAGGGGTGACTACGAGATGAGGCTGCGCCGGGACCCGCAGGTTAAACGGGCAGTGGAATTGCTTGAGTCCGCGGGTTCGAACGAGACGATGCTGTCAGGATTGAAATAG
- the mutM gene encoding bifunctional DNA-formamidopyrimidine glycosylase/DNA-(apurinic or apyrimidinic site) lyase, translated as MPELPEVETIRSELAKVVVGRTVRAVVVGRPDIIGFPSVRQFTKGVVGRKITGMRRIGKYLVLELENGDELIFHLRLSGHLEIGNGRSQPRFERARFMLSGGATLSFVEPRALGRVYLVNNQKYPRCLAGMVQMGPEPIAPDFTAGYLAARLEGRKASIKSLLLDQRVCCGVGNIYSDEALFRAGIRPTRRAGSLCRAEVARLCRSLRSVLRDGIRWCGTTLKDGRYLRTGAQSGRFQRRLKVVGRAGELCRAGCGAEVRRLRFGNRSSYFCPKCQH; from the coding sequence GTGCCTGAACTTCCTGAAGTCGAGACGATACGAAGCGAACTGGCAAAGGTCGTGGTTGGCCGGACTGTCCGCGCAGTAGTAGTAGGCCGACCGGATATTATTGGCTTTCCGTCGGTGCGGCAGTTCACAAAGGGAGTTGTCGGGCGAAAGATTACCGGTATGAGGAGAATCGGCAAGTATCTTGTCCTCGAGTTGGAAAACGGCGATGAACTGATATTCCATCTGCGGCTGAGCGGGCATTTGGAAATCGGCAATGGCCGTTCCCAGCCAAGGTTTGAACGGGCCAGGTTTATGCTTTCCGGTGGGGCGACGCTTTCGTTTGTCGAACCGAGAGCTTTGGGTAGAGTGTACCTGGTCAACAACCAGAAGTATCCTCGTTGCCTTGCCGGAATGGTGCAGATGGGGCCAGAGCCGATTGCACCGGATTTCACTGCGGGTTATCTGGCCGCAAGGCTTGAAGGAAGAAAAGCAAGCATCAAGAGTCTGCTGCTTGACCAGCGGGTGTGCTGTGGTGTAGGTAACATCTACTCAGACGAGGCGTTGTTCCGGGCCGGGATCCGACCGACAAGACGCGCAGGAAGCTTGTGCAGAGCTGAGGTCGCTCGCTTGTGCCGTAGCCTACGTTCGGTGCTGCGCGACGGTATCAGATGGTGTGGCACGACGCTCAAGGACGGACGCTACTTGCGTACTGGGGCTCAGAGCGGCAGATTTCAAAGACGGCTCAAGGTGGTCGGCCGCGCTGGAGAGCTGTGCCGGGCAGGCTGCGGGGCAGAAGTCCGACGGCTCAGGTTCGGCAACCGCTCAAGCTACTTCTGCCCAAAGTGCCAGCACTAG
- a CDS encoding isoaspartyl peptidase/L-asparaginase — protein sequence MNGPLALICQGGAGVLPDPAASAAGLAEALEKGYRLLRQSADALDVVVETVRIMEDNPVFNAGTGSSLNLEGVAEMDAGVMTQDGRFGGVCAVTGVRNPILLAHKVMTETDHLLLCGRGAEAFARQMGFPEYDVVTERARERLAKFKEEGVSDYFPRLAARLRAKAEERGGGSVSETHKMGTVGAVAYDKHGVLAAATSSGGIVGRLPGRVGDSAIPGAGVYAGPSGAVSCTGHGEAIVRIGLGRDIVERMKTIPAATAAILVIAEAKRRKIMCGLVGIDARGQVCFGHTTPDMAWGYVVADKLFMFTDSDRKRR from the coding sequence ATGAACGGGCCATTAGCACTTATCTGTCAGGGTGGGGCCGGAGTACTGCCAGACCCAGCCGCATCAGCAGCCGGGCTTGCCGAGGCACTGGAGAAGGGATACCGTCTCTTGCGCCAGAGTGCCGACGCGCTGGACGTTGTGGTGGAGACGGTAAGAATTATGGAAGACAACCCAGTGTTCAACGCCGGGACTGGCTCAAGCCTGAACCTTGAAGGCGTCGCTGAAATGGATGCGGGGGTGATGACCCAGGATGGAAGGTTCGGCGGCGTGTGCGCGGTGACCGGGGTCAGAAACCCAATACTCCTGGCACACAAGGTTATGACCGAGACCGACCACTTGTTGCTCTGTGGCCGTGGGGCCGAAGCATTCGCTCGTCAGATGGGTTTCCCAGAATACGACGTTGTAACCGAGCGGGCCAGAGAACGGCTGGCAAAGTTCAAGGAGGAAGGAGTTTCTGATTACTTTCCGAGGCTGGCGGCTCGACTTAGGGCTAAGGCTGAGGAGAGAGGTGGCGGGTCGGTCTCGGAGACGCACAAGATGGGTACGGTTGGCGCGGTTGCGTACGACAAGCACGGTGTTCTGGCCGCGGCTACTTCGTCGGGCGGTATTGTTGGCCGGCTCCCGGGCCGGGTTGGAGACTCGGCAATTCCGGGCGCCGGAGTGTATGCTGGTCCTTCCGGCGCGGTCTCGTGCACCGGCCACGGCGAGGCAATTGTCCGCATTGGGTTGGGCCGCGACATAGTCGAGCGGATGAAGACCATACCGGCCGCGACCGCAGCGATTCTGGTAATCGCCGAGGCCAAGCGCCGGAAGATAATGTGCGGTCTGGTCGGGATTGACGCCCGGGGCCAAGTGTGCTTCGGGCACACGACGCCAGACATGGCTTGGGGCTATGTCGTCGCGGATAAACTGTTCATGTTCACCGACTCAGACCGCAAGCGCCGGTAG